In one window of Sandaracinaceae bacterium DNA:
- a CDS encoding efflux RND transporter permease subunit, which produces MRTRCRHWRLLVAVLSALLIRVALRRLLMMRRRAALIYLNALLRRSAAVLLALREACPFLHQARPWGFIALFGIAVLNGVVLPDHHQELMRHGERKEAARAGAESRLRAVVMTGAVAALGFLPMALSNGAGAEVQRPLATVVIGGLVSATFLTLFVLPSLYAWLFADGSKEAPS; this is translated from the coding sequence ATGAGAACCCGCTGCCGCCACTGGCGCCTGCTGGTCGCGGTGCTGTCGGCGCTGCTGATTCGTGTTGCTCTACGTCGCCTTCTCATGATGCGAAGACGGGCCGCGCTGATCTACCTCAACGCCCTTCTGCGGCGGTCGGCGGCGGTGCTGCTGGCGCTGCGTGAGGCCTGCCCTTTTCTCCATCAGGCGCGGCCGTGGGGCTTCATCGCCCTGTTCGGCATCGCGGTGCTGAACGGGGTGGTGCTGCCGGACCACCATCAAGAACTCATGCGTCACGGCGAGCGTAAGGAGGCGGCCCGTGCCGGGGCCGAGAGCCGCCTGCGCGCGGTGGTCATGACCGGGGCGGTGGCGGCGCTGGGCTTCCTCCCCATGGCGCTGTCGAACGGCGCAGGCGCGGAGGTGCAGCGCCCGCTCGCGACCGTGGTGATCGGGGGGCTCGTGAGCGCCACGTTCCTCACGCTGTTCGTGCTGCCCAGCCTGTACGCGTGGCTGTTCGCGGATGGGTCAAAGGAGGCTCCTTCCTGA
- a CDS encoding type II toxin-antitoxin system RelE/ParE family toxin yields the protein MTFRVRLTRGAEADLDRLFDFVLQRELERDGGDLMLAEQAVAAIRAGFVTLKTSPFTCRKAGQSPFLRELIIPFGRTGYVALIDIESVTEVVVVAVRHQLEDDYH from the coding sequence GTGACCTTCAGGGTTCGACTGACCCGCGGTGCGGAGGCCGACCTCGACCGCCTCTTCGATTTCGTCCTGCAACGCGAGCTGGAGCGGGATGGAGGTGATCTGATGCTGGCGGAGCAGGCTGTGGCTGCGATCCGCGCCGGCTTCGTGACCCTCAAAACATCGCCGTTCACGTGCCGCAAGGCCGGACAGAGTCCGTTCCTGCGCGAGCTGATCATCCCCTTTGGGCGAACGGGCTACGTCGCGCTGATCGACATCGAGTCGGTGACGGAGGTGGTGGTCGTCGCCGTCCGCCACCAGCTCGAAGACGATTACCACTGA
- a CDS encoding prevent-host-death protein — translation MKSATIPSVRVEPEFRAEVESVLAEGETLSEFVEASVRASVQRRLLQAEFVARGLRSRDEAKRTGDYVDADDVVAALQGKLDTARARLAKTRK, via the coding sequence ATGAAGTCGGCCACCATCCCTTCCGTGCGCGTCGAGCCCGAGTTCCGGGCCGAAGTGGAGTCGGTCCTGGCCGAGGGCGAGACCCTCTCGGAGTTCGTCGAGGCTTCCGTGCGCGCCAGCGTCCAGCGGCGACTCCTCCAAGCCGAGTTCGTTGCCCGTGGCCTGCGCTCGCGCGACGAGGCCAAGCGCACCGGTGACTACGTCGACGCCGACGATGTTGTCGCTGCGCTACAAGGCAAGCTCGACACCGCGCGTGCTCGCCTCGCCAAGACCCGCAAGTGA